The following is a genomic window from Malus sylvestris chromosome 12, drMalSylv7.2, whole genome shotgun sequence.
CAGAACCCTATACCATCGTCATGACCAAAGCAAGGAGGATTGGTACGTGATCTAAACGTGGAAAGGCATATATTCAAAGGTTGCTTTGGCAAGGCAAAATTAGCAGGGTCATCGACACCAGACTACCGATTGATATTTTGACATAAATATCAAACCTTGCAGAATCTAAAACCGATACTGTACGTATTCATTCATTAAATAAATCCAACCGATTGACCAAAACTTTGGACCACCGTGATTGCTAAGTCTCCAGAGGGTGGCCCGGTATAAGTACTTGAAAAGGAACTCCAAGCAAACACCTACTGCtccagagacagagacagagtcCTAGAGTCGTCAAGTCGTTTTCTTCTACTCCCACAAGTAAACAGTTTCAAATCTTCCAAACTCCAACCACTTGCCAGCCACCGCTGTTTTCAATttgaattagggttagggtttgagaAATATGATGATTCAGATCAAGAAACCGCCACTGCTCCTGCCGCCGCCGCTGCAAGGGTGTTTGACGACGGCTGCTGTTCCGACAAGAGCAGCCCGAAACCTCCTTGTCCTCACTACACCCACAAGGTctacaacaattccaacaactATTTCAATGGCTCGTCAATCCCGACATTCGGTTCTCCCAATAATCCCGACGTggacaagaagaggaagaagagcaaTGGCTGCTTCCGATTTGGTTTCGGCGGCTGCTGCTGTCGACGTGGACATGGAGATTCTGGAgaagaaaaataacaagaatAACAAGGTTTTTAAGGCGTACGGCGATCCCTGCCTCGATCTGTTTTTCAACGTCACACAACGACCCAGCGATTACCGGGAGGAGGAGCAGCAGGAGACGGAGAAGGAGTATCACACCAAAATGTTTCACTATCTGCGGCAACAGCTCCCCTTGGCCTGGTCCCACGATCCTCTCATCACTCTCAAGCTCATCTTCAACCTCTCTCACTGCCATATCGACGGATCGAAATGTTACAGTGAAGCTTTAGAATTCGCAGCTGTTTGGCTCCACCACAACCACCCCAACACTCTGTTACGCAACTTCGGCTCTCTTGCCGACTCCTTCGGTCCTTTGTTCAGCCTGCTCGACGTTCTGTACGGCCTCCTCGTTCCTCCCCAGGATCAGCTGGATCACACACTGGAGGAGTTAGTCCAACGCGAGAATCCGAATTCTCATGCTGATCGGTACGCCCACGACCCGACTTACAGGCTGTTGCACGACCGGGGTATGGATGCTTTTGCGGAGCGGTTGAAGTCAGATCTTGAAAAATTGAAGCAGAACAAGCTCGAGCTCAAGCCGTGTGATTATGATGACGATGTTGAGGATGATACCGACTACGATGCTAAACGCGGTTCTCTTGATGCTCATGCTTATCATGATCTTCGCGTTTCTTGGGCTATAGATTGTTTACTTACGAAGAACCCCTGGCAGGCACATAAGAGGCGCTCCATTTCGCTGGAAGAAAGCACTGCGAGGAGGCTTTTCGCCCCCGAATCAGATGTATGGTGGGAGTGGGAGCGGCTGAGGAAGGAGGTTTTGGCGCCCTTGAAAAACTACTCTGATCGTCAACATGGATTTGCCAGGTGGGAGCGCTGCGAGGTGAAGACGTACTTGGAGGAGGTGAAAGCAGCAACAACAATAATAAAGCCCGACGCTTTGCTGCCATACGACATCCTCCGCCATCTGGAAGATGGCAATGTTGGGGAAGCGGCAGAGCTTCAGTGGAAGTCAATGGTGCAAAAGCTCAAGGAGGGGGGCAAATTCAAAAACGCCTGGGCCGTATGTGACAACAGCTGGTCCGAGTCTAGTAGTCTGAATTGGGGACTTTTGGTGTATGAACTGAGTGAAGCGCCATGGAACGGAAAGGTGATGAATTTCTGTCTGCCTGATTCCCGCGGCATTCATTTTTTGCCCCAGCTGCATTCCATTCAAGGCCTCGACAATGTTAAGTCCAAGTTGTCCTTTCTGACGAGTATGGGGAGGAGAGACGGTGACATatgtattgattttcaaatGGTGTTTGATGCGACCTTGGACGTGGCTGTCAAGGAGAATTTGAAGCCAGAGCAGATGATCAAGAAGCTGTTTCTGTTCACCGATTGCGCAGGCTATGATTGGAAGGGCTACGATACTCTGTATGAGACCGTACGGAGCATGTTTGAGGACAAGGGGTATGGGAATGATGCGGTGCCACACATTGTGTTTTGGGATGTTGGGTGGTATGGTTCTCTATACTTTGACTTTCCTCATAGAGGGGTGACGGTGTTGCGTGGTGACTCCAAAAATTTGGTCAAATACTTCTTGGAAAATGGTGGGGATTTTCGCCATCGCCATCTCATGGAACTAGCTATTGGCGAGAAAGAGTATCAAACTCTTGCTGTAGTTGACTGACTCACTCGCTCACTCATCCGGTCCCTCCTTTGCCATTGGAGATAGCATTGGCATTGAAATTGGATTGATGATCTATATGATCTTCTGCAATCTGATCGTTCATCATTTCCAGGtagaatttaaattaataagTAACCTTTATTACCAAGAAGAGATATCCTATGTGTGTCTGTCTGTATTAGCTAGATGTGGTTTGGATTCATTCCAGAGCTCTCTCTTATCTTTATGTAACATTAGAATAACCATGTGTTTTAGTATCCttaattttattgtttcctCGGTTAGTAGGCTAGCAACTAGTGGTACATAATATGGATGATTAATTAAGCTTAGTGGTGGAAGCAATTGTTTGCTCCTCCATCTTATTATTTCGGACTTGTCAAGTTCGTTGTTCACACTTACCCTTAAGGCCTCGCTCGATATCTAGGATTGGTTAGGCTAGATTCATTAAATGTTGAACGGAAATATGTATGCCAAGTTGCCCATTTTGTCCAAGTGATGACAGAGGATGCAGAAAATATGCAATTTCACTATCTATTTGATAAACGGCAGTAATTTTGTTCTTGGTCACGGACACACAGTGGAAGGCGTGGTTCAGTACTATCTATTTGATAAACGGCAGTGGTTCAGTACTAACTATTAATCGTGTGAACGATGATGATATTAGttacgatttttttttaattttacttatGATTAACAAAGAAATATGAACCCTCTCATCGTTTGGTGTCATGTTTTGCTCCGGTTTTCTTGTTTCGTGATTGCTTATTTGATATCATGCACATCACTATCGGCATGTGTTCGAATGCAATCGACTTTGTTCATGAATTTAACACTTTCGACAAAAGTAGGTTGTTAAAACTGTGAAACAATCGTTCAGAACCAGTAGAAAGAAACACAATACGGGTTTGGCGCCGTGTTGTTTCGTTTTGGACAGGGTGGAGTGTTGTTACGTCCGTGGATATGCGCGGGACTATTGTAACAGGTTCGTAGGTGGCGTCAGACGGTCGATATACGGTATGGGCTAGTCAAAAGTGACCCGCTTTAATATATGAAGTAACTCTAATAACGTGAGCGACGACATTGGTATCTAATATCGATACCATATTAAGGTTATATTGATGTATTGGTGCTAAATATCAATTTGGTATTAACAATATTTACCAATTATCAATATGGTATCAGCGACATCCACTAAATATAGACAATTTCGTCGGTAAGTCTGAGAGTGCAATTTGGTTTTCCACTTCTAGTTTTCTGCAGAAAAACATGCGGAATTTGAATCTTCTCATTGACTTTGAAGGTTTTTTAAAGTATTGAGAATCTGATTTGAATTTATTTGTAGGGCCAGGCTCCAATGACGGCGTGACATCTTCTATAATAGAAACGTTGTCCTCATAAtcgtttattctttttttttttttcgctccATCATAATCGTTTATTCACTTCTTCATCATATAAAGATTAACTATAGAAAGTCATTAAATTTGGAGTCCGTTTAATTATTTTCATCATCATATAATGATCATCTCTAAAAGAATTCATCCACATGAGTCAAACAATTGACCTCGTTGATCAAGTTGGTgcttgatgagtagattttatactatatattattCCCCATTCTTGGTACTAGCTTCTCTACACGCATTTACGTGCGTGTGAGAGACATTTTTTTTATCACGGACGCTACACGCCTATGAAGTTGTTTTCAATTTGTTCAATAAGCTATTTTGACaattacaatgaaaaacaactaaCGTAAGACATCCTTAGCGGCATGTAAAGCCCCGTAATTGAAAAAAAGGTATGTCGCATGCACATGATGCGTGTGGAGAGATTAGCGTCTTGATCTATTCAGCCATTGGTATAAACCAATGCAATAGTAAATTAGTAATCACACAATCCTTTCAAACACTTTGATTTTACATTATGTTCTCTTAGTACCAACATGTACGTGCATCtagacaaattagtaacaaaaAATAATGGTTGAATACATGCAACAAAACATGGAAGAGAAACAAAAGAGAATAATAGTAAGCCTGTTTTAAGTCATTATGTATATTGTAAGTCTTTGCTCCTTCGTACCCTCTTGGCTTTCGTGAAATCTCGATATGCAAGTAATTTAGTAATAAACTTTCAGTAATACAATTAAGGTAGAAATCCAAaacaattaatgtaaaaagaagTAAATGGAATCATTTAAAAACACCTAACACTAATACTCTAACCAAAGCAAAAACgttttaaatttgattaaaatggCTAGCAACAccttaaaaaatcaaataaaaacaaacaactcTAACCATTTGTTTTATAGTGTTGTTCCAAAACTACAGTGCTTTTCTTCGATAGCCTCATAATTCATCAtcggtttgttttttttttttgggaaatttcaACACCTAATTGCAATGAGATTACCAAAGTCTATAAAGAAAACAACATAATTAACATTCTACAATCAATTAAAGAAACTGTAAGTTTCATCAAAAGTATGGTActgagaaaaacaaaaaaagaaactaaATGTTAGGAAAAAAATGCAAGTCAGTTCAAATGAAGGGATTTCCTCTGCAGGGTTTACAAACAAACACCATTAAACGATAGGAACTccacaaatttaataaaaaatataatgtTATATCGTGAGGTATGCAATCAGTATGTAATAACTCATATATTGCAGTTCAGGAATAACCTGTGGAGTACACGAATATGTGGTAGTCCAATTTTACATATTCCTCTTTTCCATGCACTCTTAACTAACCCACAACCTACCAAAATAAATTTGGCTTTGATTGTCTTAATTGCCAACATGCCCCAACGAATGAGCTGGACAACGCTCCATTGGTTTCTTTTGTTAGAAAAACTGCACTGAACACCTCATGCTTTCTCTACAGGTAAATCTAATTCTGAGTCCAAAGCTCTAGGAATTCATCAATAACaaacttctcatacatagctcTAGGAATCCATCAATAACAAACTTCTCATATATCTCACAATGCACATACAAAATCCCAGCTACCGAAAACTcaccaaaaacatcattaaactTCAAATCCATAAACTTCatcggaaaaaaaaacaataaaataaaaacataccggcatcatcatcatccatgtcatTAGTTTCTTCTTCAGAGTGAAATCGTTTCAGAATGTCGAGATTTTTCTGTTTCGTTTCATCATGGGCCCCAATTGCCCCAGCTCCCCACCACATTCTCGCGCATAAACAATTCGGTACACCTGAGACTGCTCAATCAAATGAaatcacaaaacaagcaaacacaaaaatcacagcaaaaataaataaaataaaataaatctgTACAAATTTGCATACGTACCTTATAGCAGTGCGGCGGTAGTGTGAGTTTCATCAGGGATATGTGTACTGCAAAAAGTAAAGATAACAAATTTATCAATCTTAAATTCTTTACCTTGgcttttgattgaataaaatgATCTAAATTAAGAGGCCTTAACTCCTCCAATTGGATTTATCTCTTATTGGTATGGGGGTATGAACTGTGATAGGAAGTGTAAATTTTAAAATGGTGATTGAATCTCCCATTTATTAATGGAAcctagagaagaaaaaaaaaaacgcagagagagagaatggtcCATATGGCTACAGAGAAGCTGGGAGaaaattaacccaaaaaaaaaaaaaaaatatatatatatatatatataatttttttttttaatttaacccTAATTCCAACAAAATGGTGATAGCAAACTGAAGAATTTTAAActcacaaaattaaaatttttacaaAGTAGGCCGAGATTACCTATAAATGGTGATTGCATTGTATTTTAGCCCCTCGGAGCATTGTATTGTATCAGAAAAAACTTCAAGAAGCAATCCATCTTAAGCAACGcaaccaaaaatcaagtttatgcaataaaatttaattttattgttatGGACAAATACTGTAAGTCTATAACTGAGGCTGCATACCAATGAGTTTTGCAAGTCCCAAATAATCTGCAAggaacaaagaaaatgaaaagagtgaaaaattAGAACTGGCTTGGGGATTTTATGTGGCTCTGTAGATGCCCAATCTCTATTAATACACACAATCTCACCCTAGATTCCCAATCTCTATTAACACACACAATCTCACCCATTGCATAAGATAGTCACCATTCCCAAATTAACGAtagaaaaaaacccaaaaatgaaCCCAAGTTTTTTAAATTGGGAAGTTGGGTACCaggagaaaatgaaaatgaaggtgTTCGTGGCGGGAATTTCCGTGAGGGAtgcttcctggccgacgagcataCAGCTCctcgagaggttggcgccggttaatgctttctgtcgggctcctgctttactggcgggcttgtTGGGCAAAGCCTGTTgggcaaggcttgtcgggcaaggctgaaagagaaggacagagttaactttgaaaggtgcctttgtgaggccttaggtgtaggccttgaggctcacaatcaagattaacttttaagtgctcgggcgtgccactgccatcttcagcatagcagatgtagaacggatgtttgagttttaattatatatattcgagagactatgttagttattgataggtgcctttgtggggccttaggtgtaggccttgaggcttcccataaataactaacttagtactggaacacataaggttccttttcttggttatgagtcttataaccatcatacttctgattacctgagcccaaagagcagaatgaatccaaataggtgcctttgtggggccttgaataggccttgaggcttcccatcagaattcatcccGTACTCGAACGGAAtttggtaatcataatataacagcaataaaactaagtgacaggtcgattacttgcgcctcaagtaacttcagacttcttgttatcaaagcttgtcgtggatgggttaagtccacatcaggttcttttttatgccttgaggccaaagaCTTTTTAgagtgatcaaatcttatatgcccgagggcttagaacttagatctggcttgaactgtgaagacatattcaaatcggattcaagtgctgagagagtcttttaatagccgtattactagaaataacttggatacaacttgtagtatacaacatattgctaggctaatgaatgaaaagacaaaaacaaagagggtcgggcaaggtttaaccttgtcgggcaaagctgatcgtcttgcaacttcctatctttgtggtttatcagaaggtttgaaagcttagaaaaaGGGTTGGGAGgtgagtttacagaaagaaatcgatactacagcaagagttgaacagggtagcatagctattacaaagggtttatccCAAAAGGGATGAAgacttgggctgactacagcttcgttttgaaggcaaatctagctttgagcagagtttgtgcttgtatttgtttgtttgagtgtccttgactctgacttctctttctccttttatagacaccttggcttggcctcctgtagcaataatcttgcccgaatgcaagtttgaaggatagtgagtcatcagctatttacttgtactgccattataaagtactttttgggctgattagctggctggtctataccacttggcccttgggtaggtgagcaagtggtgcaaatgatctgcacctagtcgggaaaggccttttctgctttctgggcTTGGGCTGAGCTTcgggcttttccttttttttttgggccaactcccttctaagcccaaagtttaagttttaacccaaacagtgcccccttcaatcaaCATTCAAACTGGAATTCCAGgtgccaatattgattgaatatccGCATGCTTGTATACCCGctcttggaacttgtgtttttcTAGATAGGAGGCCTACGACCATGCGTCTCTTGTTCTTCTCACGAACTTTGGGTTATCCTCTGAGGTTTTTATAAATTCAGGCTTGATTTTGCTGTTTGCTCAGCCAACAAACCTCCTCCAGCTTTTGCTTCAATTAACCCTGAGTACTTTTGCCTTCTTAGTTTTCTTCCCAAGACTGAGAAATGAGTTCTTCAAGATTCAAACGGGGTTTCttaaaactcccttttcgtGAGAAAAAGAGTTTTCATCAGATAACCACTATCCCCAACACCCCTGGTCAGGCACCTCGCTAtttccaacacccttggtcaggcgGTTCCCTCATGAAGACTTGCCTTCCCACTCGTCGCCATGATAAGTCAGGCTTCACCATCATACATGGCGATGACTCTGCCTGATGATCCTCTACCAGGCGCGtcttggccgcacaacccgatcacaTGATCGGATTCTATCCATGAAGATACCAGAAAACCATTTGAGACACCATTGCACCTGGAAGGAGTCAAACGTAGCACATcagaattgaattgaatttgttgTAAATTTCACCAGTTTGTCgaaaatgaaataaacattATCTTAACAATCTTGTGTTTTTCAGTCTTCTTGAATGACTGATGAATATACACTGCACTTTAGCATCCCGAAACCTGCTTTACTTTGCATCCTCCTCAATGtaacaatccctaacatcccataatgtaggacaatactttttcaagaatttaacatTAAGGGGATGTTTCTGCCAATTCCTTTCGAGGTCCGCCAAGTAATGTCCCCCTTTGGCCAATACTCGACTAATCATGAAAGGACCTTCCCAAGTCGGGCTCCATTTTCCAAAGCCCTTAAGCTGAGCTCCTAGAGGAAGGACCGTCTTCCACACCAAATCT
Proteins encoded in this region:
- the LOC126592115 gene encoding uncharacterized protein LOC126592115, with the protein product MAASDLVSAAAAVDVDMEILEKKNNKNNKVFKAYGDPCLDLFFNVTQRPSDYREEEQQETEKEYHTKMFHYLRQQLPLAWSHDPLITLKLIFNLSHCHIDGSKCYSEALEFAAVWLHHNHPNTLLRNFGSLADSFGPLFSLLDVLYGLLVPPQDQLDHTLEELVQRENPNSHADRYAHDPTYRLLHDRGMDAFAERLKSDLEKLKQNKLELKPCDYDDDVEDDTDYDAKRGSLDAHAYHDLRVSWAIDCLLTKNPWQAHKRRSISLEESTARRLFAPESDVWWEWERLRKEVLAPLKNYSDRQHGFARWERCEVKTYLEEVKAATTIIKPDALLPYDILRHLEDGNVGEAAELQWKSMVQKLKEGGKFKNAWAVCDNSWSESSSLNWGLLVYELSEAPWNGKVMNFCLPDSRGIHFLPQLHSIQGLDNVKSKLSFLTSMGRRDGDICIDFQMVFDATLDVAVKENLKPEQMIKKLFLFTDCAGYDWKGYDTLYETVRSMFEDKGYGNDAVPHIVFWDVGWYGSLYFDFPHRGVTVLRGDSKNLVKYFLENGGDFRHRHLMELAIGEKEYQTLAVVD